GGCGCAGCCTCCCGGCGGCGCGGCTTTAGCCGGTGGAAGGCTCTCCTTCTGCGTGGCTCCGAAGCGGCGTTAGCGCAGCGGCGGTGGACGGTGGGCTCCATCCCCCTCGCCTGCCTTCGCGGCTGAGAGCCGCGGTTCCCGGCCAGCTTCCCCCCGCGCCGGCCGCGTCTGCTCGGCCCGTCCAAAACCGCTGTCCACGGACTCTGTGTCCCACATGTGAACCACCAGAGGATTCTTAGCTTCTTGCcgaggggaaaggaggagacgTGTGTACGAGAGGACAGTGGCAGGCGGACATCGCTGTGCCTGGATCTGTTCTCAGACACgaggtttttttttatccagcGGCTTTACAGCTCCGGTCCCTAGTTCGGATGTCTGAAGCACCAGCTGTCTTGCTGGATGGGTGGAAATTGGCGCAGAATTTGCCACCCTCGAAAATACAGCTTCGGTCTGTTGTGTGAGCGTCATCTTCTGTAGCAGCAGTTCTGGGCACTGCGTGTAGTGTTTTGAATAGTCAGATTTGTCTTTTAACTAGTACTGCAACCGGTATACCTTATTATTCGTAAAATATgttggttttagttttaaagCACCAGCACTTTGCTAATGCTTAGAGGTCAGCAACAGTTGATTTAATTGGAATGATATCGAACAAGATAGGACCTCTGGGGTCAGACTGTTGTTTCACTTATCTATAGGAAGCCATAGAGACAGAGGCTGGATGCTGTCCTAAGACATTAATTGAGAAGGGGGAATAAACCACATAGTACACAACTTTGGTAGTTGAATTTTGTATAGGGTGcagatgttttggggttttttttctgatgcctGTCCTGGCCATCAGAAGAtcactgaacaaaaaaatctgttccctCACCACCGTTCTGCCTTACTCATATTGCAGAAATGATTTTCAAAGAAGTATGAGGACAAAATCTGTTGTGGATTTCTATGCCTGCCTTATTAGTAGATGATATTATTGAAGATTATGTTATTAAAGATAAAGGTACTTAAAAGATTGCAGTACAATGGATCTTCCTTCCTGTTTCTGTTGGctaaatacagctttttcagtctaaaaataataaaattttccACATGTTGTACTTGAGTTTTCAACATTTAATCACATTATTCCTGTTTCTTCATTATCAActgacttcttttaaaagaagtggAAAGTTTTGCTTActtgcaaaaaaccccatcagctgTGTCTAACAAAATGTGATCTGTCAAAAATCTGTTTGGCTGTCTTCTTTCAcgtttcttttttaatttttattttttatttgaaaggtGCTGCAGAGTGGAAGAATGCTAATACCAATGGCAGAGTGTTTCAAGGGTTAGGGGAGTAGCTAATGCCTAAGTGCTGGACTGTGATGTTATTTGTGCGGTTAAAGTTTCTCAGCATTAAGTTACAGAAAGCCTCTTGTGCTGGAAGAGCCCTCATGTGACTGCAGTCTCCCCTGTTTTGCCCTCTTCAGGTGGATAAGATTGTGGaccagctgcagcagtttgTTCAGAGCTATGATCTGGCAGCCTTGCGGGATTACTGGAGTTATCTGGACCGACGCCTTTTCAGCCGTTTGGAAGACGTGTACAGGCCAACAGTGAACAAGCTGAAAACCAGCTTATTCCGATACTACCTTGTCCATACCGTTCAGGTAGTTTGATTTTTAGgcttctgttttaaacaaagatCCTCATGTCTGAAACCAGAGCAATAAAATACCCTTGTGAGCCTCTGACAGGCCTGGTGGGTAAGGGACAAGCAATTCAGATGTCATATATCAGGAGTATAGTAAGGAATTTGGTGCAGACTCACATGACAACCTTGTAAGCAGGATAGGGAAGCTCCGGTGAGACGGTTACACGCTTAGCTGTGAGCAAGATACACTTGGACATGAAGGCAGGTCCCCCTCAGACAGGTTGGCTGTACTGCTAGCTCAGTTCTGCTCAGTCTCTGTTAATAAATTGGATACCAGGAGATACCATAAGGTTTGTAAATGCCTCCCTGTGAGGCATTGCCATGAGAGCAGAGGACAGGAACAGTGCTCAACGCAATCTTCATAAGTTGaagaaacagacagaaaaacagtCCCAAGCACTTGTATGTGGGTAAGAGTAATCGATTGCTCTGATGCACAATGAGGAATGATTTAGCAGGCAGCAGTAGTGCAGGGGATCAACAGGCAGGATTGTCTATTCCTGCCACTCTACCCTGCTGGCAGGACTCAGCTGGTCCTTGCAGGCACCACAGTCCTTAAAGCACCAACAGGGTAGGAGGgcccagaagaaaaaaagatgacttgAAGTTGGTGGAGTTGAGTTTTAGTTTATAAGAGAGGGGAGAAGTGGGCTTCAAACCTGTACAAGACAATGTGGAATATAAAATgaatacttttttgtttgtttgcttgctttgaatcatacagaaaataatgagcTTGAAAGGGAGCAGAGATTATCCTGTTGAAACTCCAGGAAAGTGAATGGAGTATACTACACAGACTGGGCTTTGGCAAACAGAATAGAAGAATACCTGTCAGGAATTCATGTTTCGTTTCTTACCATTTAGAAGTGATGTTTCCTCCTTGATTCTGTTTTCTGACTGAAAATCTTTAATGATGGGTGTTGGTGGAGAAGTCAATGTAACGCACATTTCTGGAAGTgcactttttcatgttttgttttgccctGTGTTTACCCTAAGGTGTGACTGTCTGAATAATGTATTAGGTAGAAACCTTTTCAAGCTACATCTGCTACTTTGGTCCTGTATGCAAATGCTCGCGTCTTATGTCAGTGCACGAACTGCATTGGTTTAGCTGGAAATCAGTATGATTAGTTTGATTTGCCCGTAAACAAGACTGTTGTGACTAGAAAAAAGGTTGGATTAAGTGCATTTGTGAGCTTCTCTTAGTGTATTTGAGATTCCTCTATTCCCTGATGAATCTGTTAACTCTAGCCACTTGCTTTGTTGGGTGGTGATAATATTTATTAGTATGTTTATAACATAGAGCAAGTATTTCTAGAACCCATTTGGTGGCGTTAATGGAAATGTGAGCCCTGTTcttcttgctgtgtttcagacCGGCCGCAATGACAAGGCCCAGGAGTTTTTCCTCAAGCAGGCCTCCGAGCTCCAGAACCAGGCAGAGTGGAAGGATTGGTTTGTcctgcccttcctccctgctccagacTCCAACCCCACCTTCGCCACCTATTTCTCCCGCCAGTGGGCAGATACGTTTATCGTTTCTCTGCACAACTTCCTGAGCGTCTTATTTCAGTGCATGCATATCCTTTTTTGCAACTAATAGTTAAATCTGCCTTGCCTTGGTGTTATGCTCGCTATTAACAGTGGTGCCAAGAATATGATATTACAGAACTCACTGCTTTCAGGTGATTGTTCAGAGCCAAGACTTAATAGGAAGCTGGTGTTTACCAGAGGATGTTGGAATATTTGTTGTTCAATTATCTGATGATATGTTATATTCCCTGGGCACAAATGTTGTTGCTAATGCTGAACTCATGTTAGTGACTAGAAATCTTGTGCACATCTTGTTCTGaaacactttttcctctttgcttggCATAGTACAAACCAGGCATGCAACCTCAGGTCATAGTCCACAACTGAGCTAGTAGCTCCTCTTAGACACTTTTCTGGGTTCGTATGTTCACAACATTGTCTAGCGACAGCTTGCTATAATAGGGCAGTTCAATGTTGGCAGAAATAACAGACCTACAGAGGTAAGAACTACAGAGTTCTGACCTTGTTTCTTTGCTGATGGGCAGGTTTGCACGGCAGCTCGAGTACAGCTCATCTTGAATGGTTTCTTCAGTGTGTACTAATGTAGTAACATAACCTGTCTTGTCCTCCGCTTCTGATACGTAAAAAGGAAGAATCTAAATATCCTTGCAAAGCCTATGTGAAATagtgttctggttttggctgggatagagttaattttcttcccagcagctggtgcagtgctgtgttttggctttagtctgagaacgaTGCTGAtagcacactgatgttttagttgttgctaagtagccttaccctgatcaaggacttttcagaaGTCTGTCATGCcttgccagtgaggaggggcatgagaAGCTGttgagggagcagagacaggacacctgacccgaactagccaaaggggtattccataccacagcacgtcatgcccagtatataaactgcgGGGGATTAGCGGGAAGGGGCTGATCGCTGCTTGGGGcattataatattttactttatttcaattattaaactgctcttaACCCACAggtttacctttttctgattctcctccccatcctacTGCAAGGTgggtgggggagtgagcaagcagctggctggagttaaaccatgacaagtgGTTAGGCTTAGGTAACTGCACTGTTACTAGTCTAATGGCCTTTCACATACTTCTTGCTAGTAGTATGGACTGGGCAGCTTTGCCGTTTTACAGGCAAATGGCAGTATGGAGTGCTGGCTTGTAGAATTAAGCCAGGTGCACACAAGTTCTTGCCttgattttctttaacattCCTCACCAGTTCCAGTCATTTTGAACTTTGAAGCTGAATGTCTTAGGAGCAGTCTtgtacaagaagaaaatgaatccTTGCGGCATAAGGTCAGAACTGAAGTCACTCTTTTAGTTGCTGACTGCATGAGGTTGTGAGTTTTGTAAAATTGGTTCCATCCATTCAAGACAGTTGTAATTGTTAAGTGCACTTATTCCAGGCAGATTCTTCTAGAAAGCCTTTGTTATTTTGGCTTATCTTTCAGCTGTCTCCAGTAAACTTAGGGTTGCCATCACGTTGTTGAAATGCCTGTTTAGGGTATTCCTGTCTGTCCACTGGAGGTGACTCTGTCTCTCCCTGTACTGATAGGTGACGAGATACTGTGCACGCTCCTTTCCTGCTACActacaaagacaaaacaaggTGAAACTAGTAGCAGGCTAGGAGCATATATGGCTGATTTTGCATGGAAACTTGTGAATAGTATTCCGTCACTTTCAGATTTTAGCTGATGGAGCAATAGAAACTGGCAATAACTTCTGGCAATAACTTCTGGCAAAGAGGCAGAACTGTTTCTTCTGAACAGCCACTTCACTGTGGTTGACATTCAGTTTAGATCAACTAATGATAATGTTGAGAATGTCTGTTTCCCAACTCAAGACCTTGCAGTAAATCATAAGAAGGGCTGACCAGTTCAGATAAAATGTTGtgcagctccatgtcttttgACAGTAGCATCAGTAGATGCTGAAAGAGACTGTATGAATATATAACATGGGTTGTTCCTTTCCCAGTATAATTTCCTGTTAGAGATTTGTGAAATCTACAGTTTAAGAGCTTTATAAACTACAGATCACGTGTGGATGACAACGTATAAGTGGGAAGCCTTATTCATGTAAGGAGGACTTTAGTTCCACTTCCTCAAACACACCAACCAAAAGCTTGCTCTGTATGAATGCTTCAGTAAGTTTTGTGCTTTACCTCCTGTGTTATAAAACGTTATATGTTGTGCTTCCTGTTTCAGCTGTTTTGGTAGTTGATCAGGACTGCTCATTTGTCTTAAAAGTGTTGAAGTAAAATAGAATAATTGATTTCTAAATGGAGGCACTTTTTGTGAAAGGCGAGGTTTGTCGCTACATATTGTATGGAGTCAGTGGTTCAGGCAAACTTTGACAGGAGAGTTCTGCAAAGGTGGTCAGTGAACAGGGACAGCAGGATAAGGTATGTTTTGAAATTGAgctcttttatttcctccattTTGTATTCTGTACTTTTAGTCAAATTAAAGctgagttggttttttttttgttgttgtttggtaTGTTGATTGGTATAATTTACAGACTGGGTTAAGTGTTCTCTGGCAAATAGTAGAGGTAAAACTAGACTTCTTTTTGGAGAACTGATGaggtcagaaaaggaaaaggctaCCTATGGAATCATAGATTGTTTAGAGTTCGAAAGggcccttcagatactggaaggctgctatgaggtctccatgcagcttctcttgtccaggctgaacagcctcaactttctcagcccgtcttcatacgggagatgctccagcccccctcgtggccctcctctggactcgctccaacagctccatgtcctttttatgttgaggacaccagaactgcacacagtgctccaagtgggggTTTAACTAAAAACTGGTGTgaataaatactgaatttggTGCTAGTTGAGATTGAGTAGTGATTCTGATTTCACTtttgaaacaacagaaatacaggaataacaagctgaatttctgaagctccttttccttgtaaatttctttccttaaatactgtgatgaaaggaaatgaagaattgCATCCGAAAAACAAATTTGCGGAAACATAAATGCCTGAGGAACTCTTCAGGTGAACAAGAGTCACAGGCATAAAATGCTCAGTCCTGAGGTTCCTTTCTGctaaggggggaaaagaaaaaaagctctttccCCTTAATCTGGAGATAAATCTCACTGGCAAGCTtgggagggagctgggcagggtgTGGAGCTGGATTTCAGGGTGACTTGATGGCATTGGCTTCAGTGCACCCTGCCAGCTCACCAAACCCTTGGCTGTGGGAAGAAGATTACCTTCTAGGCTCAGTGCCCACACATCACTACTGCCAGCCACATGCATTGCCCTGGCCTTGAAATGCCTGCGTGGAGTGGCTGATCAGCTTTGCTGTAGCTGGCTCTTATTTCCCAGCTCCATTAATGTCCCTACAGCAGCAGTTCAAGGAGAAGAGTGAAGGGTTTTAAGTAGGCTccagttttgtgtgtgtaaagTACTAACTGTTTTGACTACTTGGACTGATGTGGTGCTCAGCTAGTCAGAACAACTTTCTTCCCTCCACACCCTCCTAGGgttgttgaaataaaagcagtaaacAACCTTGGCAAGTGGGAAGGAGGTGAATCGGTGACCCTCTGTTTACTTGGCTCTCTTCTCCTGTTGtagctgtttgctttgcaggCTGAATCCTCCCgcatgaagaaagaagaagtgGAGGTGGAACAAGCAGTCATGCATCACAAGTTGCCTGCATATGTGGCCAACATGGATCGACTAGGGGACTCTGAGCTGTGAGTGCCTGCAAGGGAGGAGCTGGgggcaggctctgctgctgttactggGTTAGGGAGGATCCTAAAGGGTTATTTCCTTGATTCCTGCCCTGCAAATCAATGCAGAAAGACATCCAACTGGAAATTCTGGTGACCTGAGTGGTTTAATGGGAGAATTCATGATGGGCATCTCTCTCACCATTTGGGAGAGAGATTCTTTCCAATCAGTAAGAGCCCAAGCACACATGGAAGTgattctgctctgctctcagcagcaaAGTGGTCTGGGCAGCCAGGGCACTGGTAGCAGTGCAATACCCAGCTGTATTGCTCAAATGAAGTGGATTGTCTCTTGACTCCTATTTATGTTAGTGCCTGCAGAGCAGTAGGTGAGTGTCCTGTGTTGTTCTGTAGCCACTGTTACTGTATAACCCAGAGGGGTCATTGTTATAGAGAGatgctttcttgcttttgcaaAGTCAAGGAAAAAGGAGCTTCTCTTCTGTGAAGCTCAGAATTCCTTATAAACTTGCTGCAGTTAAAGTGTGTTCTATGGCTGCATTTTCTGTATTCCTATCTGTGCAAATTAGGTAACATACACAGTGATACAGCTTGTttaattggttttttttgcccCATTCCGCATCATACAAAGCCAGTCTGTTTGAATTCATTGTgttagagatttatttttttcttgctttaaaaggATCTGAAAGCAAATGTAGCTTAGCACAAGGTATTAATAACTGTCGGGGCTTTGACTTTCTCATGTGCTTCTTTCACTTCTATTCAGATGGGAGGGGGATTGATCAAATTAATCTGCTGAGAAGGACAAATAGAAGTTTTAGCAGAGACCACACACAAAGTTTTCATTCTATTGTAAAAATTGTCTGATTAAGTAGACCTAAGTGTCTGGTGAACTAGTTAGATAACTGCTCTGCACTTTCTGCATGGGACAGGCTACAGAGTTtaatttgagatttttcttgtttgttttgtgtaacCTCTGTGTGGAAAGCCTTGATGCTCATCTGCACACGTGGGGGAGAATGACATGGGGGATGGGATAACTTATTCCCATactcattttttcccatttgtatTAGAAAAACTTTGTCTAAGAAGTGgcaatttttttgtgtgcaacTTGTCTGTTAGTCTGGGGCCTATTCTGGTTGCTTTTTCCATGTCTCTGCTCAACCCAAAACCCAGCTTTGGTAGAAGAGTTCTTTCCTAGAAGAGAGAACAGATACAGTGAAGATGATGGTATTCCACTTCCCttgggtgctgctctgctctgaggaAGCTGTAGCAGAGTGAGGTCAGACAATTATGTTCTGGgaaacagctgctgctctcagtgTTGTGGGCTGAGCAGGGAGGTGTGTGTAATCACAGAAACGGACCTAAACTTGTTGTCTTTGGGTCCAGTGCTTGAGATATTGAGGGTCTGTGCTTTAGAGTTGCTGAACGTGACTTGCTGAATATCTGGGGGTATTCAGTGAAACAATGAATACTGAATGCCGCTCAAAGTAGGGCTGTGTTACACTTTGAATTGGGAATCCCAGCTGAAGAGGTTCTTTGGAAATCTGAATTCCCCTGCCTTTCCTTTGAGATCTTTCTAAACTAACCAGATGGAGTGGAAGGAGTTTGAGGTGCCCCTTTGAGCCTGCTATCTCAGTGGCATCTCTGAGAAGTGAGCTTTGGTTACAGTAATTATAATGTTCTGCTCCAGGCACCAACAGGgtgttttaaaacagttttttaatGCATAATGATCCATCAGCTTGGAAAGGAACATCTCTCCTCCAGTGGGTCAAACAGCTGGCACTTGTTAGGTGGTCTTTGATCAGGTTGTCTGGCTACACTTTCATATtctgtttggtgtttttgtttggcttgtgttttatttatttttttatttatttctttattagcGATATGACCTGCAGTCAGAGGAGTACTGCGCATTCTCTCCAGTCCCGGGGAGGCTTTCtgtcctcttttctttcccaaagtaAAAAGAGCCCTTCCAGACCAGCACATCCAAGTGGGGCTTCTCCAACACAGACTGGCAGTATGCTGctaggaaagaaagaatcaaCAAATCATCAGGTAATTCTCAGCTGGGTTTGTTGAAAGGTGCTCAGTATCCAAGGAGGTAActtgcagcacagcactgttCCAAGCTTTTGTGtccacctggaaaaaaaaaaaatatcctttccttccttgcaAGTGTATTGTGGGTTTGAATGCAGCACAGACCCAGCTGCTGTTGTCTGGGAAGCTTCTGGAGCCCTTGCAGGTGCTTGGTTTCTTTGCCTCCCCTTTTGCTCTTTGCGTTGCAACCTAGCACATGTGTAACTTGGCCAAATTGTTCCTCTGCCTTCCAGAGtgccaaaggaaaagaaggaacagTGAGCTCTAAGGACGGGAAGAGCCATTTCAGTGGCTTAGTAGCAGGTGAGTCAAGTTCCCTGCAGCAGCGGCAGAAGCGCTTGCAAGAGcatgggaaggaaaggaaggaactTCTGTCAAAAGGAACCTTCCAGGTACTGGGCAACACTGTAAGGCTGGGAGGCAGAGGGCTGGTGTTTCTGTAATTTGTTGTGCTAAGTGGTAAAACTAGTGCAAGTGTTCCTGTTTAGCTTCTGAATTGCTACTCAGATCTAACTGTACCAAAGGTTATTCTGTAGTTATTCAGTTCCTTCCACATtgggtttacttctgtgtcCCTGGAAGGGAATCAGTATTGACATTTCAAATGGAAGAAGAGTTGTCTTTTCTCATGATCTTTTCAACAGCCTGGTCCTGGGGAGGGTATGTTTCATCCACCTGAATGGTTATGTTCAAATACCTTATTATAATCCCCATTCCATTACCCAAGCAATGGACTTGGCTCACCCATCCTGCCCAAGTGAGTTCTCTAATGGTTTGTGCAGGCTCTATGTAGGACAGATAAAAACTGATAGAAAGTTTTCCTGAGTGGGACTGAAAATACCCTCAGCAGCAGAGTTgctttttggagttttttgcACTGTATGTTGCAGTTTTGCCTGGGGGTGTGCCCTGCTTTCTAatcaaatgaaataataaaactgtGTCTTGGAATTTAATCATGAAATACTAAAACTGTGGCTTGGATTTTAACCATTGAAGGTCAACAGACTGCAACTGTTTACCGGTGTATTTTCTGGCTTTCAGAAGCCATGTGGTCAAAGGATACAGAGCACAGGAGGAATGACGGCAGCATCTTAGTCATGTTTACTTTGGCTGTATGAGACATGGTGCCTTGGGGGAGAGCCAGTGGTGAGGGACCGTTGCCTATTGGCCATAGGTGTGGCTGTTCTGTGGGGTGGAGCACTGCTTTAGAGAGGAGATGTTACTTCACCACTAAGCATTCAAAATTATAAGAGAACCTTTCTATTAATGGCTCATCTAAAACGTTTTAATTAAACACTGGTTGGAAAATTGCAAGGCCCGGTTTCCCAAAAAGTATTTGttgactttcctttttctgtgatgATCCAGGTTAAGAGTGTTTTCCTGGCTTTGtaaaagctgcttctggtgCTCTTGGGGAAGCTGATCCTGTTCAGCTTTCTGTTGTTCTCAACAAATGTGAGcagaaaggaaactgaaaggCAGCACTGTTTCTTTCACATGAGTGTCATTCATTGTTTATCTGCTCATACTAACTAACACAGAGAGGGGTGTTCTTGCATTTATTTCCCAATCTTTTCCAGCTTCATGACTTTGCATGATTTGATTATTCAGTGTGTGACCCTGAATCACATTGTTCAAGATGTGAAGCTACTATAAATAAGGCAAGGATGTATTAGGGAACAGGGATTCAAAACCATCAATACTAATACCATTTTGGGGCATTTCATCTTCAGAGGATGGTTTAGCAGAGGAATGCTTAGAGATGTTTTACTGGCTTATGTGCTGTATCTGCTTCTTGTTCTTCTAGCAGTATGGGAAGATTAAGCTGCTTTCGAACACTTCTGTGTACTGCAGTACAGATCTTGTCTCATTCATATACCTTCACTTTCCAAAACTCCTTTCGTCCTGCCTGCCCTGTCAAATTGGAGTTTAACCTTTTAGTCTCGTGTCGAGTCTACTGTTGTCATCAGTCAGTTGGCTGCAGGCGTTGCCTCAGTGTGCACAAACTCAGTCTCTGGCAGATGAGGATAATCCATCCACTGGGGTTTACCATCCGTCAAGAGTTCTTGTGCAGGTTTACTGAACGGCATATTATACAGACCTAACTTGTACTGCTGAATGCAAGAATTCCTTGAAATATGTTGATTTCCTTGTACATCCGTCCCCTGATGGCATCAAAATGGGCCTCTGATACTAGCTGATGTATACCAAAGAGATGTTGTGGTTCATTTTAAAGTGTATGGCTGGGAACATGGAGGGGAATATAAGGGACTCTACAACCAAGGAAGCCATGTTAAATGGTGCAATTGTGCAACACACCATCGTTGTGCTCAGAAAGGTCCCTGGCAGAAGGTGTGTTGAGCTGACAGTGCTTCTTTTCCAGCGTagcttttggggtttggtggtggttttttttttttccccagcaggcTGGGGTGGCTGAAGAGCTcgatgtggagctgctgcttccttgtaTTTCACACAGGATTTCTTCCTTCAGGGCCAAAGtgctgagaagaaaacagatattaGCACAGCTGAGACAGAGCCGTGCTCAGAGCTGCATGCAGAGCAAACAGAGACTTCAGCCAAAATGCCTGCCAgcaatgcagaggctgtgggtGTCCGGCAGGAGCAGCCTTTCATCGTTCTGAGCCAGGAGGAGTATGGGGAGCACCATTCATCCATCATGTACTGCAGGTAATGGAGTGGCAGAAGAAGGCTCTCGTAGAAGGCTCTGTAGTGGCTGTCtggcctcttttttttttttttttttttccccagcctcTGTTCTATCCAGCACATTGTGCATGTACTCTTGGTTGTAGGGCAGTCAAGTTGGCAGGAATGATAATAGCCTGTAGCTTGTGCAGTGAGAATGGACAGAGATTTTTGTGACTGGGAGATGCCAGCCAGGAAGAAACTCCCTGGGAAAGCAAGATGATACTGCTTAAAGGCATTATACTTTACACGTGGAGTGTGGCGCGCTTCGCTGTGGAATGGACAGGAAGTGGTGCAAGGAAGTTCTGATTCCTGCAGAAGGAATTCGTGTGTGGCCAGGAGAGGAAAGATTACTGGGGCATATACTCAAATGTAAGaatttcagggagaaaaaaatccaatcaGTTTCCTTCTGCACATAGGGTTGATTGTTCTGGACGGAGGGTGGCCAGCTTGGATGTGGATGGGGTCATCAAAGTGTGGTCTTTTAACCCCATAATGCAAACTAAAGCTTCATCCATTTCCAAATCTCCATTGCTGTCTCTGGAATGGGCAACCAAGCGTGATCGTCTGGTGAGTAGTTTGTGTGTAGAGGCTTGAGAAACATGGCAGATGATTTGGGGCTGTGTTGCTGTATGTTGCTGCCCACTAACTTCTAGATAGCTGCATTGTGGATAAGCTCAGGGCAACAGTTAGCTTCCACTTAGTGGGACATGGGGAACTGAAGTCTGTAGGGTCTAAGAAAAATTGGAGTGAGGAGTGTACTCTCTGCATTGAGCAAGGAATTCACTACTGGTTGCCCCTGAGACACAAGTTCTGAAGATGCAGTGTGGGTACAGTGGTAGAATAGAAGCAGCTCCTTTAAGAGAAGTGCCTCTCTTCAGGCAGAGGAGGCAGTCACTTGTAAAGGCAGGCAGAGACAGCCTGCTACAACAGCCCATaggagccctgcagcaggggtCTGTGGGGCGTTACTCACACTCTGGACCCAAAGCAGAGTAgggggagcagggatgtggtGTTGTCATTCTACTTGTGCAGGTGTGAA
The window above is part of the Strigops habroptila isolate Jane chromosome 3, bStrHab1.2.pri, whole genome shotgun sequence genome. Proteins encoded here:
- the WDR91 gene encoding WD repeat-containing protein 91 isoform X2 — protein: MAAAAERTDELVREYLLFRGFTAALKQLDAEIKADREKGFRVDKIVDQLQQFVQSYDLAALRDYWSYLDRRLFSRLEDVYRPTVNKLKTSLFRYYLVHTVQTGRNDKAQEFFLKQASELQNQAEWKDWFVLPFLPAPDSNPTFATYFSRQWADTFIVSLHNFLSVLFQCMPVPVILNFEAECLRSSLVQEENESLRHKLFALQAESSRMKKEEVEVEQAVMHHKLPAYVANMDRLGDSELDMTCSQRSTAHSLQSRGGFLSSFLSQSKKSPSRPAHPSGASPTQTGSMLLGKKESTNHQSAKGKEGTVSSKDGKSHFSGLVAGESSSLQQRQKRLQEHGKERKELLSKGTFQGQSAEKKTDISTAETEPCSELHAEQTETSAKMPASNAEAVGVRQEQPFIVLSQEEYGEHHSSIMYCSYCLAVGLGRFVFMTQKQRRISVKSALMKTCPAAQSPISHMDFSAVSSGGRSMNQVPGKLLLWDTKTMKQQLQFSLEPEPIAINCTAFNHNGNLLVTGAADGIVRLFDMQQHECAMSWKAHDGEVYSVEFSCDENTVYSIGEDGKFIQWNIHRSGLKVSEYHLPSEATGPFILSGYSGYKQVQFPRGRLFAFDSEGNYMLTCSSTGGVIFKLNGEEKVLESCLSLGGHRAPVVTVDWSTAMDCGTCLTASMDGKIKLTTLLAQKS
- the WDR91 gene encoding WD repeat-containing protein 91 isoform X1 translates to MAAAAERTDELVREYLLFRGFTAALKQLDAEIKADREKGFRVDKIVDQLQQFVQSYDLAALRDYWSYLDRRLFSRLEDVYRPTVNKLKTSLFRYYLVHTVQTGRNDKAQEFFLKQASELQNQAEWKDWFVLPFLPAPDSNPTFATYFSRQWADTFIVSLHNFLSVLFQCMPVPVILNFEAECLRSSLVQEENESLRHKLFALQAESSRMKKEEVEVEQAVMHHKLPAYVANMDRLGDSELDMTCSQRSTAHSLQSRGGFLSSFLSQSKKSPSRPAHPSGASPTQTGSMLLGKKESTNHQSAKGKEGTVSSKDGKSHFSGLVAGESSSLQQRQKRLQEHGKERKELLSKGTFQGQSAEKKTDISTAETEPCSELHAEQTETSAKMPASNAEAVGVRQEQPFIVLSQEEYGEHHSSIMYCRVDCSGRRVASLDVDGVIKVWSFNPIMQTKASSISKSPLLSLEWATKRDRLLLLGSGVGTVRLYDTEAKKNLCEISIDEDMPRILSLACSPSGASFVCSAAAQSPISHMDFSAVSSGGRSMNQVPGKLLLWDTKTMKQQLQFSLEPEPIAINCTAFNHNGNLLVTGAADGIVRLFDMQQHECAMSWKAHDGEVYSVEFSCDENTVYSIGEDGKFIQWNIHRSGLKVSEYHLPSEATGPFILSGYSGYKQVQFPRGRLFAFDSEGNYMLTCSSTGGVIFKLNGEEKVLESCLSLGGHRAPVVTVDWSTAMDCGTCLTASMDGKIKLTTLLAQKS